The Priestia aryabhattai genome includes the window ATGTGTTACAGCGATAGTCTTCTTGGCGTTAGCAGGATGTTCGACAAACACTTCTAGTGAGAATAAAAACGATGAAGAGAAGAAGACAGAGGAAAAAACGAATATTCAAAAAGAAAATACGTCTCAACCTACCAAGAAGAATGTGGACGTAGACACTTCTAAATTGTTACCAATTGGAACAGTTGTCAAGCTGAAGAATGTAGAGAAGCTAGTGATGATTTATGGACAAAATCAAAAGCAAGAGTCAAGTCAGAAAATCTTTGATTATGTATCAGTACCTTATCCTGAAGGTAATATTTCTAGTGATTACAATGTGTTTTTTGATCGAAGCCGTATTGAAAAAGTACTATATAAAGGCTACGATACTCCTGAAGGAGAAAAATTTCTAGAGGAGCAAGATAAACAATCGTCTTCTAAAGGAATGTAAAAAGAAATTTAGTCATGATAAAAGAGGGTGAACATTTTTTGTCTAGTCAGTTCGAAACCAAAAAAGTGATTGCAAAATTATTATTTGTAGTTGCATTATTAATTTTAATATTTAGTACTGTTTCAACTGTTTTATTATACATAAAGGAAACTGCATTGGGAAATCCATTTTCTCCTTGGGCTATTGTTGTCATTTTAGTTCCTTTCTATTTCATATCTTTTATTTTTTTGTTTATAAGAAACAGGTTACTAAAAAATAAAGTGAGAAATTAATATATTAAATTAAGGCGAGCATATCACTGCTCGCTTTAATTTATTTAATTACGTGATGTATAAAAAATATGCCAGAGGCTTTTATATGATTACTAATAAAAAGGATTTGAATAGAGTATAATGAAAAATTATCATTAAAAAAGCGAGCAGATGCATCTGCTCGCTTTTGTTCGTGTTTCTTATCAGTAACTTGCTTTTTGCAAGTGTAAAAACAAAATGATTACTTTCTTTATAAAATCCATGATTTTGGGTTTTGTATGTTTCGTTGTTGTTAGGGCACAATTAGCATTGATTGTGCTTGCATGGATTTCATCCATTGCCGCGGTTTGTTTTTCCACATGATCGATTAACCTAAACGACGCAAGCCCTACCTCTCTTGCATCCTTACGGCTCCGAAGCCGATCCAGTGTGAATAAGTTTTGTTCAAAGACATGTGTCGAATGCCAGTATTTTTACCTTGCATTGTACGATACATCCTTTCAAGTTACTTTCACTATGTCTAGCTATTAAAGAAAAGCCGGAAATATAAATATAACACCCCGGTTGATCTATGTCAAATAGAAAATATAATTTTTTTCACGTGAAACAATTGCAGCTAAAACACGGTTAAGTAAAGGGATATCTTTTTTATATAGAAGAGTTTTTTGATACGATAAGTTAGAGGGGGGATTAAAAATGAACAAGAATGAACAGTTTCGAAATGACGTATTGAGCAGTGTAGAATCATTATCGTATGAACAATTAAATCAGCAGCCAGCATCTAATACATGGAGTGTTATGCAAGTATTAGAACATTTATATTTGATGGAGCGCATGATTGTTTCACGTATAAAAGATCAGTTAGAAAATGGTGTAGATCAGCCGACTGAAGAAAAGCCATTTCATTTAGCAGTAGACCGTTCACGAAAATTAGATGCACCAGCACAGGTTACACCGTCTAATGAAAAGCAGAAGCTAGAAGAAATGAAAAGTAAGCTGGCAGAATCAAGAGCGGCTTTAGTAGAGCTAGAAAAAACAGCAAGTGAAGATAAGCTAAAACAAAAGTCGTTTCCACATCCTGTATTTGGATTAATGGATTTAAAGCAATGGATTGACTTTATTGGTTATCACGAAAAGCGCCATCAAGAACAAATAGAAGAAATCAAAACAGCAATTGGTGCATAAAAAAACAGGCAGTCCGCCTGTTTTTTTATTTTTGGACCAAAATAGGATAGTCCGCCATCATCCAAATACCAACACTGTATGTTTGGGGATTATGGTTCCCTACGGTAGAACCTGTTTGAATCGTAAACGAGAGTTGAAGAGGGTCTTGATCGTAATAAATTATTTGCTTGGTGGAAGGGGAATAAAGTCGCTTCGGAGGGATTTTAGGAACCGTATCCGTCGTGTTAACAAAACAGCGGCTATTTGAAACAAGATTTGTGTATGTTTGAACGAATTGAGGATCACCTACTCGAGGAGCTCCATAGTTGTACATTGTAACCTCTGGAAAAGATGCGTTTGTGGCGACGTCTAAGGCATGAAGAATAGCAAGTGCACCACCTAAGCTATGCCCCGTTATATAAAGCGGCTTGGGGGGAAGCGATTGATACGTTTCAAAAATTTCATCACGGCATGATTCGTAAACCGCTAAAAAACCTTCATGGACGAGACCAGCTTGTTGATTGTATGGGTAAGGGCACTGCCTAATGCGGGCATCAGCAATCCAGTCTGCCTCGGATTGAGTTCCTCGAAAGGCAATCACAATGGATTCATCGGATTCTAAAATAAAACCAAACCACTCTTGCACCCCTACGGCAGAAGCTTTAAACGATTTAACAAGCCTATAGCTTTCAGGTACATCAAATGTGCCTCCCTGTGCGTATTGCTTATAAGCTAAGACGCACGCATAAAGAAGGTTTAAAGCTAAAGGACGATCAAATAAAGGCTCTATTCTCATCATTGTTTTTCACACCTTCTAATAGAAAATAACTCCTATAGCCTATGTGTTCGTGAGAAAAAAGTGCAGGTATTTCTCTATATATAATTGTGGAATGTGCATAGCTTATCGTTAAATGAGTTTGAAGGTTTTCTAAATGTTTTTATATATTTTGACCAAAAATAAGAAGGTAGGAAAACAAGTCTTAAAAACTAGCTTTTAAAAAATGAATGAATATACTATAATTTGTTTAAATATTTAAAAGGGGAGTACGACTAATGAAACAACTAATAAATGAAACAATTAATAAATTACAGGATACATTTTACGATGTAAGCAAATATATTGGACAAAACCCTGAGCTTGGCCACGAAGAATTCAAAGCGTGCAAAGCATTAACGGATGTTTTAAAAGAACAAAGGTTCACAGTTGAAATGGGCACATGTGACTTGCCAACGGCTTTTACTGCTGTTTATGACAGTCAAAAGCCAGGTCCATCGATTGGATTCATGGCTGAGTACGATGCACTGCCGGATCTCGGACATGCATGCGGACATAACTTAATTGGAACAATGTCAATCGCAGCTGGTATCGGTCTTAGTAAAGCAGTAGCAGAAACAGGCGGTAAAATATACGTATACGGCACGCCTGCAGAGGAAACACGGGGCGGCAAAGTAACGATGGCTGAACAAGGTATTTTTAATCATTTAGACGTAGCGATGATGGTGCATCCTTATTACTGTCACCAAAAAAGCGGGCGTTCTCTTGCGATGGATGCCATTCAGTTTGAGTTTTTCGGGAAATCTGCGCACGCAGCTGCTGCTCCTCATGAAGGAATCAACGCGTTAGACGGCGTATTACAAACGTTCAACAGTATTAATGCGCTTCGCCAGCATGTGAAGCCAGATGTACGCATCCATGGAGTGATTACAGAGGGAGGCAAGGCAGCCAACGTTGTACCTGATTATGCAGTAGCGCAATTTTATGTCCGCGCCTCAACTCGTGCATATGTAGATGAAGTGACAGATAAGGTGAAGGCTTGTGCAAATAGTGCTGCTCTAGCAACAGGAACAGAATTAAAAATCTCAAACTATGAGTTTTCTTATGATGATATGCAAACGAATCAAACATTATCTGATGTCTATACAAAAAATCTAATCTCATTAGGCGTGAGTGAACAAAGCATTACAGAAGACCAAGGCGATCATGGATCTTTAGATATGGGGAATGTAAGCCAAGTTGTTCCGGCTATTCATCCGTATATTCAAATTTGTGATGATTATTTTGTTTGTCATACGCACGAATTTAGAGAAGCAGCTTTAAGTGAGCAGGGAAGAGAAGCAATGATACTCGGTGCAAAAACAATGGCATTAACAGGGTATGATGTATTAACAAATCAAACGTTGCTTCAAAAAATCAAAGAAGAATTTAGTGCTATAAAGTAAGGGGTAATGATAAAGCCATACTAAATAATACGCTTGCAGCCGCAAGCGTATTATTTAGTATGAGGAATGGGACTGAATGCTTCGAAAAATTTGACCGTGGCGCTGTTCATCGCTTGCGGCTCGAAAAATGCGGCTTTGAATCCGAGCATTTGTGATTCTTCCAGCGATTGATTGATAAAATGGAACGGTTTCTACCTCGTCTTTAATGGATTCAGAGATCCCTTCTTGAAAAGTATTTGGCAGTTTTATATTTAATGAAATTTGTGGATAGCTACTCGATAAATCACAATAGGCTTTAGAAAACCAGTCAAAGTGTTTAATTTCATCCTGCCGAATACCTAATATAGCTTGTCGAAATTGATTATTAGGAGCCAGCTCTGCTAGGCGTGTATAGTAGTGAATAGCAGAAAACTCATCGTTTACAGCTTTATTTATATCTCTTAAAAGCTGTTCGTTTTGTCTTGTATCATCTTCCCAATATTCTTCGTGCTAGGAGTAAAATTCATACATATGGATAAACCTCCTCACCGTTTTGTTATCTTGTAGTCACCATCATCGTATGTATAGACAAGAAAAGGCGTACATTAAAAGAAAAAAGTTTAACAAAATGGTAAAGAGGGTACGTGCAGAGAATAGTATCAAAAAAGACAGAGGTTATCTTATGATTAAAATTGTAGCTAAAACCAAAGAAGGGGCTATTAAAGAAGTAGAAATGAATGAGATTCGTTCAAGCCATGACTTTCAATGGTATTGGGTTGATTTTTACAACCCTACCGATGAAGAAAAAAAGCAACTTGAACAATTCAATTTTCATCCCTTAGCAGTTGAAGACTGTTTAAATCAAGGTCAGCGGGCTAAATTCGAGTTGTATGACGAGCATTATTTTTTAGTCTATTATGCACTTCATAAAGAAGAGCTTGAGCACTTAGAAGTGTCTGCTTTTGTAGGGGATAACTTTTTAGTCACTTACCATCTGGATAAGCTAACGAGCGTGGCTAGGGTGTGGGAGCTTATCAAAAAAGACCCTGAGGCTACCGAAGATGGAACGTGGGATATCATGTATGAACTCTTAGATCATACGGTTGATGAATATTTCCCTGTGCTTTATAAATTTGAAGATCACATAGACGACATTGAAGACAATGCAAAAGACGAGCCGATGGACGAATTAATGAGGCAGCTTTATGACATCCGAAGTGATTTGTCACGAATGCGCCGCATTTTGAATCCTATGAGAGATTTAATGTATCGTATTATGTCAACCAATGCGTTAAAAGCAAAAGAGCAGGTTCGCTATTTTAATGATATTTATGATCATTTATTAAATATGATTGAAATTATGCAGGCGAGCAGGGATTTATCAAATGATATCCGAGAAAGTTTTATGTCCATTAACTCGGACCGTATGAATTCAATTATGTTTACGCTAACGCTGATGTCAGCTATTTTCTTACCCTTAACGTTTATTGCTGGCCTTTATGGCATGAACTTTTCATACATGCCGGAACTGACAGGGAAATATAATTATTTTATTATACTAGGCGTGATGATTGGGCTTGTAGGCGTAATGGTATTTGCCTTTTATAAAATGGGATGGTTCAAGTATCGAAAAGGACCTAAACTATAAAGTAGACTGTTAACCTTCCTGTATAAATGTTAATCAACTCAGTAAAAATGAAATTAAATAAGCGAAGATCTTATCTGGCTCTAGATAAGATCTTTTTCTTGTGCTATAAACAAGAAAAGCAGGGAAGCGAGGGAAGAATGTGAAACACGGAAGAATGGGGCTGCGAAGCATCACGGTGCTGCTTGTATGCATGGTGGTGATTCTATCGCTATTGTTAACGGATTTATTAGTTAGCAATTCAATTGGAAAAAATATTCGAGATCAACAGGCTGAAAAAGCTCGGACTATTGCTACGATTATTTCGGAATCAACGAACGTGAAAGAAGGACTAGAGACAAAAACACCTCAGTCAATTCAAGAATTTACTAAACGAATTCGTGAAAAATCAAGCGTCTTGTTTATCGTTGTTATGGATATGAACGGAATTCGTCAATCTCACCCAGATCCTAAAAAGATAGGAAAGAGGTTTGCTGGAGGAGATGAGCAAAAGTCATTGCACGGGAAATCTTATGTATCTGTATCAAAAGGAACGCTTGATAAATCTCTGCGCGCTTTTGCACCTATTTATAATGAAAAAAATCAACAGATTGGCGCAGTAGCTGTTGGAATTTCTTTGAATAATGTAAATGAAGCAATTAGAGATGGGCATCGTCGTATTGTTTTAGGTTCATTAATTGGTTTGCTTGTAGGAGTTCTTGGTGCTATTTTATTAGCGAATTACATAAAGAAAATTTTATTTGGCTTAGAACCTTCCGAAATTGCTAAAATTCTAGAAGAGAGAAGCACAATGCTGCAGTCGGTTCGTGAAGGAGTGATAGCTGTTGATAAAGAAGGTAATATTACACTTGCTAATCGCTCTGCACGTCGCTTATTTGTTAAAGCAGGATTAGCACCAGAGCCAATCGGTTTGTCTATTCGAGAATATATGCCCTCCTCCAGGTTGGATGACGTTTTGTCTACTGGGGAATCTCATTATGATGAAGAGCAAGTCATAAATGGAGTAGCCATTGTGGTTAATAGGGTTCCGCTAGTGGTAAATGAAGAGATTGTAGGGGCACTTTCTACGTTTCGGGATAAAACAGAAGTTAATATCTTAGCAGAACAGCTAACAGGTGTTAAAATGTATGTGGAAGCGCTTCGAGCGCAATCACATGAATTTATGAATAAACTTCATGTGATTTTAGGAATGGTGCAGATGAATTATTATGATGAACTAAAAACGTATATTCATCAGCTTATCAATCACCGTCTCGATGAATCTAGTTCAGTGACTAAATCTATTAAAGATCATGCGTTGGCAGGGTTTCTGATGGGCAAAATGAGTTATGCTAGAGAAGAAAGCGTAGAACTGACGTTTTCTGCTGATGAAGTTATTCCAGAACCTTCAGATCCACACGTTACTCATCATCTTATTACCATTATTGGGAATTTAATTGATAATGCAATTGATTCAGTTTGTCATCAAGCCTCTAAAAAAGTGTCCGTTATGCTTGTGTATAAAAACAATAAACTTACGATTCAAGTTATGGATACAGGCTGCGGCATTCCTTCCGATATAATGAATCAGATTTTCAAGAAAGGCTTTTCTACAAAAGGAACGAGCAGAGGGTTTGGGTTGCATTTAGTGAAGCAAACGATTGATGAACTAGGCGGCCAAATCGTCATTGACTCATTTATAAATAGCGGTACCACATTCTATATTGATATTCCGTACGAAACAAGGAGAGATCAAGTTGATTAAAGTATTAATTGTTGAAGATGACCCAATGGTTGCTCAGTTTAATCAAAAGTACATTGAAGAGATAGAGGGATTTACAGTGGTCGCTGTTGCTCATTCGGGTCATGAAGCCTTGGGGAAGGTAAATGAATATCAAGTTGATTTAGTGCTGCTTGATATCTTTATGCCTGGGCAAAATGGTTTGAGAGTTTTACAAGAGATTCGAACAAAACAAGAGGAAATAGACGTTATTTTTATCACCGCTGCTTCGGATGCCCAAACGATTCAGCAAGCTTTACGCTACGGAGCGATTGATTATCTGATTAAGCCTTTTACGTTTGAACGCTTTTATCAAGCACTTTCGGCTTACAAACAAACATTTCGTACGTTAAAACAGCAACCTCAGCTCAATCAACAGGAATTAGACGGGCTGCTGTCTAATAAAAAAATAAAAGAAGTTCCGGTAGAGCCGTTGCCTAAGGGTCTAACGACAGGAACATTAGAAGTCATCATAGAAGCCATTGAGTATCTTAAAAATCACCCTTTTTCAACTGATGATGTAGCTGAAAAAACGGGAATTTCAAGAGTGTCTATTCGAAAATATTTAAAATTTCTAACAGATATAGGTCTTCTGGGGGAAAGAATGACTTACGGCACAATAGGACGTCCTGTTTATGCGTACTTATATAATGAACAAAACCGTCACTTGCTGCATCATTACCTCATTGACTTTGAAAAGTGAAAGGATTGAGCCGTCAGAGATGTACTCTGCTATTTTGTCGGTGTGAGAATATTTTACTGTAGAGTGCCAGTGCTTTAAGTGGTATGGTTGATAATAACAGAGTAAAAAACAAGTCGTTTGACTGAAAAAGAGGTGTTTTCTTGATTGAAAGCATAGAACGCTTGACTGAACTACTGTTATCAGGGAATCAAGATGAAGCTTGGAATATTGTGTGGAAAAAAAGACAGCAGGGTTTCGATACATTTTATATTTTTCAGCAATTCATTTCAGTGTCAATGGCTCAAATCGGTATGATGTGGGAAGAAGATGAAATTTCAGTGGCTGATGAACATTTAGCTACTACTACCTGTGACTATGTTTTGTCACGCTATCAATTGTGTATAAGACAAGAAGTTATTAAAAATGAAAAAAAGGTCTGTTTTTGTGTATAGAGAATGAACAGCATTTTTTAGATATAAAAATGATTTCCATTCTATTTGAGGAGCACGGATGGCAGACGAAACTTTTAGGAGCAGATTCTCCGCTTTTACATGCAAGGCATACTGTTGAACAATGGAAACCTGATTTAGTAGGAATTTCGTTCAGTTTGACTCATTATATAGAAAAAGCAAACGAATATATAAAAGGATTACAAAAGACAAAACATCAGCCGCTTATTTTAGTTGGAGGCCGAGTTGTTTCAAACTATAAGTTTCCTCTTATTCAAACAAATCAAGTTCGATTTATTGCACAGCTAGAGGAGTTGAAAGAGCTTTTTCATTATCAATCAATTAGGGGGATTAAGGTTGTCGACTATTAAATATGCTCCGCTTCCTGTTTTTATTATGGATGAGGAAATGAATATTCTAGCGCAATCTGATGAAGCAGCTGCTTTATTCGGAGAGGTTCAACATTTTTTAGAAATTGTTGACGAAGATAGTCAGAACAAAGCTAGAAAACGATTAGGGAAGAAGGAGAAAATAAAAACAGAATTAGTCATGCATTCGCGCAAAGCTAAGATGTCTCTTTATACAGTGAATTGCAAATGGGAGCAAGATAAGGCGC containing:
- a CDS encoding B12-binding domain-containing protein, which codes for MIESIERLTELLLSGNQDEAWNIVWKKRQQGFDTFYIFQQFISVSMAQIGMMWEEDEISVADEHLATTTCDYVLSRYQLCIRQEVIKNEKKVCFCV
- a CDS encoding lipase family protein, whose product is MMRIEPLFDRPLALNLLYACVLAYKQYAQGGTFDVPESYRLVKSFKASAVGVQEWFGFILESDESIVIAFRGTQSEADWIADARIRQCPYPYNQQAGLVHEGFLAVYESCRDEIFETYQSLPPKPLYITGHSLGGALAILHALDVATNASFPEVTMYNYGAPRVGDPQFVQTYTNLVSNSRCFVNTTDTVPKIPPKRLYSPSTKQIIYYDQDPLQLSFTIQTGSTVGNHNPQTYSVGIWMMADYPILVQK
- the corA gene encoding magnesium/cobalt transporter CorA, yielding MIKIVAKTKEGAIKEVEMNEIRSSHDFQWYWVDFYNPTDEEKKQLEQFNFHPLAVEDCLNQGQRAKFELYDEHYFLVYYALHKEELEHLEVSAFVGDNFLVTYHLDKLTSVARVWELIKKDPEATEDGTWDIMYELLDHTVDEYFPVLYKFEDHIDDIEDNAKDEPMDELMRQLYDIRSDLSRMRRILNPMRDLMYRIMSTNALKAKEQVRYFNDIYDHLLNMIEIMQASRDLSNDIRESFMSINSDRMNSIMFTLTLMSAIFLPLTFIAGLYGMNFSYMPELTGKYNYFIILGVMIGLVGVMVFAFYKMGWFKYRKGPKL
- a CDS encoding cobalamin B12-binding domain-containing protein; amino-acid sequence: MCIENEQHFLDIKMISILFEEHGWQTKLLGADSPLLHARHTVEQWKPDLVGISFSLTHYIEKANEYIKGLQKTKHQPLILVGGRVVSNYKFPLIQTNQVRFIAQLEELKELFHYQSIRGIKVVDY
- a CDS encoding M20 family metallopeptidase, producing MKQLINETINKLQDTFYDVSKYIGQNPELGHEEFKACKALTDVLKEQRFTVEMGTCDLPTAFTAVYDSQKPGPSIGFMAEYDALPDLGHACGHNLIGTMSIAAGIGLSKAVAETGGKIYVYGTPAEETRGGKVTMAEQGIFNHLDVAMMVHPYYCHQKSGRSLAMDAIQFEFFGKSAHAAAAPHEGINALDGVLQTFNSINALRQHVKPDVRIHGVITEGGKAANVVPDYAVAQFYVRASTRAYVDEVTDKVKACANSAALATGTELKISNYEFSYDDMQTNQTLSDVYTKNLISLGVSEQSITEDQGDHGSLDMGNVSQVVPAIHPYIQICDDYFVCHTHEFREAALSEQGREAMILGAKTMALTGYDVLTNQTLLQKIKEEFSAIK
- the dcuS gene encoding DcuS/MalK family sensor histidine kinase is translated as MGLRSITVLLVCMVVILSLLLTDLLVSNSIGKNIRDQQAEKARTIATIISESTNVKEGLETKTPQSIQEFTKRIREKSSVLFIVVMDMNGIRQSHPDPKKIGKRFAGGDEQKSLHGKSYVSVSKGTLDKSLRAFAPIYNEKNQQIGAVAVGISLNNVNEAIRDGHRRIVLGSLIGLLVGVLGAILLANYIKKILFGLEPSEIAKILEERSTMLQSVREGVIAVDKEGNITLANRSARRLFVKAGLAPEPIGLSIREYMPSSRLDDVLSTGESHYDEEQVINGVAIVVNRVPLVVNEEIVGALSTFRDKTEVNILAEQLTGVKMYVEALRAQSHEFMNKLHVILGMVQMNYYDELKTYIHQLINHRLDESSSVTKSIKDHALAGFLMGKMSYAREESVELTFSADEVIPEPSDPHVTHHLITIIGNLIDNAIDSVCHQASKKVSVMLVYKNNKLTIQVMDTGCGIPSDIMNQIFKKGFSTKGTSRGFGLHLVKQTIDELGGQIVIDSFINSGTTFYIDIPYETRRDQVD
- a CDS encoding ferritin-like domain-containing protein, which encodes MNKAVNDEFSAIHYYTRLAELAPNNQFRQAILGIRQDEIKHFDWFSKAYCDLSSSYPQISLNIKLPNTFQEGISESIKDEVETVPFYQSIAGRITNARIQSRIFRAASDEQRHGQIFRSIQSHSSY
- a CDS encoding DinB family protein; translated protein: MNKNEQFRNDVLSSVESLSYEQLNQQPASNTWSVMQVLEHLYLMERMIVSRIKDQLENGVDQPTEEKPFHLAVDRSRKLDAPAQVTPSNEKQKLEEMKSKLAESRAALVELEKTASEDKLKQKSFPHPVFGLMDLKQWIDFIGYHEKRHQEQIEEIKTAIGA
- a CDS encoding DUF4176 domain-containing protein; protein product: MKKIKLILCVTAIVFLALAGCSTNTSSENKNDEEKKTEEKTNIQKENTSQPTKKNVDVDTSKLLPIGTVVKLKNVEKLVMIYGQNQKQESSQKIFDYVSVPYPEGNISSDYNVFFDRSRIEKVLYKGYDTPEGEKFLEEQDKQSSSKGM
- a CDS encoding response regulator — its product is MIKVLIVEDDPMVAQFNQKYIEEIEGFTVVAVAHSGHEALGKVNEYQVDLVLLDIFMPGQNGLRVLQEIRTKQEEIDVIFITAASDAQTIQQALRYGAIDYLIKPFTFERFYQALSAYKQTFRTLKQQPQLNQQELDGLLSNKKIKEVPVEPLPKGLTTGTLEVIIEAIEYLKNHPFSTDDVAEKTGISRVSIRKYLKFLTDIGLLGERMTYGTIGRPVYAYLYNEQNRHLLHHYLIDFEK